A DNA window from Candidatus Liberimonas magnetica contains the following coding sequences:
- a CDS encoding type II toxin-antitoxin system RelE/ParE family toxin yields the protein MKTQKTEKGISLTNQYRIFETGQFINDLEKDFSGQKKRICKKLLDYVYPQLKAQPFYGKNINKLVNYHPETWRYRIGDYRFFYSIDEKNRIVFMLTADNRSEAY from the coding sequence ATGAAAACGCAAAAAACAGAAAAGGGCATTTCGTTGACTAACCAATACAGGATTTTTGAAACCGGCCAGTTTATAAATGATCTAGAAAAAGACTTTTCCGGCCAAAAGAAAAGAATTTGTAAAAAACTATTAGATTATGTGTACCCTCAGTTGAAAGCACAACCCTTTTACGGAAAAAACATTAATAAATTAGTTAATTACCACCCTGAAACCTGGCGTTACAGGATCGGCGATTACAGGTTTTTTTATTCAATTGATGAGAAAAATAGAATAGTTTTCATGCTTACCGCCGACAACAGAAGCGAAGCCTATTAA
- a CDS encoding DUF6290 family protein — protein sequence MSRTITLRLDDKEYELITKCAKTQHRPISNFITHTIINNIEESMSVDSVEMAQIKNDQGLVERIKKGHENAKNRKGHFVD from the coding sequence ATGTCAAGAACAATAACGTTACGGTTGGATGATAAGGAATACGAATTGATTACTAAGTGTGCAAAAACTCAGCACAGGCCTATTTCTAATTTTATAACACATACCATCATAAATAATATTGAAGAGTCTATGTCTGTTGATTCAGTAGAAATGGCACAGATCAAAAATGACCAGGGTTTAGTAGAAAGAATAAAAAAAGGCCATGAAAACGCAAAAAACAGAAAAGGGCATTTCGTTGACTAA
- the rlmD gene encoding 23S rRNA (uracil(1939)-C(5))-methyltransferase RlmD, with translation MEIVIEKIVYPGNALGRGSDGIATFVEGALVGEVVEVEVFKNKKTFKEARLLNIIKPSPLRIIAKCPSYGVCGGCSFQHVGYEDQVKIKEENVKELIQLFNVPMEPIIKSPEQWGYRNKMEFSYANDKNGLLLGLHKKKQFNQYCSVPPCFIADPDMMKVVKQAVDFSVNSDQISYDKRTHEGVYRHFVIRKAKHTGQILVNIVTNKVSGIDESFFSKLIEELKDKVTSIYWTINSSVSDAVKADKLILLQGKKAIEEKLVVNNKEYSFLISPFSFFQTNTFGTEKLYQTVFELMECKVTDSVLDLYCGTGTIGLVLAPYVKNVYGIDSNEAAILDASLNSKNNGIKNIDFKPVIVEKWVKENAMPFFNALVVDPPRNGLSGKVLDFIIDKKPEKIVYVSCNPSTLARDLNDLTKKSCYKIKRIVPLDMFPQTFHIETVVSLEIDKNQIKV, from the coding sequence GTGGAAATTGTAATAGAAAAGATCGTTTATCCGGGTAATGCGCTTGGCAGGGGCAGTGACGGGATTGCCACCTTTGTTGAAGGCGCTCTTGTCGGGGAGGTTGTAGAAGTTGAAGTCTTTAAAAATAAAAAGACGTTTAAAGAAGCGCGGCTTTTAAATATAATAAAACCTTCCCCTTTAAGAATAATCGCAAAATGCCCTTCTTATGGGGTTTGCGGTGGGTGTTCATTTCAGCACGTAGGGTATGAAGACCAGGTAAAGATAAAAGAAGAAAATGTAAAAGAGCTTATCCAACTCTTTAATGTGCCGATGGAGCCTATAATAAAAAGCCCGGAACAGTGGGGCTACAGGAACAAGATGGAATTCAGCTATGCGAATGACAAAAACGGGTTGCTCCTTGGGCTTCATAAGAAAAAACAATTCAATCAGTATTGTTCTGTGCCTCCTTGTTTTATCGCTGACCCTGATATGATGAAAGTTGTTAAACAGGCAGTTGATTTTTCTGTTAATTCAGACCAAATCAGTTATGATAAAAGAACACACGAGGGGGTTTACAGGCACTTCGTGATACGTAAAGCAAAACATACTGGCCAGATCCTTGTAAATATCGTTACCAACAAGGTAAGCGGTATAGATGAGAGTTTCTTTTCAAAGCTTATCGAAGAGTTAAAAGATAAGGTAACGAGTATTTACTGGACAATAAATAGTTCGGTTTCCGATGCGGTAAAAGCCGATAAGCTTATACTTTTGCAAGGGAAAAAAGCAATAGAAGAGAAACTCGTAGTAAACAATAAAGAGTATTCGTTCTTGATCTCGCCATTTTCATTTTTTCAAACAAATACTTTCGGCACGGAAAAACTTTACCAAACTGTTTTTGAGCTTATGGAATGCAAAGTGACAGACAGCGTTCTTGACCTTTATTGCGGTACAGGCACTATTGGTCTTGTTCTTGCGCCGTATGTCAAGAACGTGTATGGAATTGATTCGAACGAAGCAGCGATACTCGATGCATCATTAAACAGTAAAAACAATGGAATAAAGAATATTGATTTTAAACCTGTAATAGTAGAAAAATGGGTCAAGGAAAATGCTATGCCGTTTTTTAATGCTCTGGTAGTAGACCCGCCGAGGAACGGCCTATCAGGAAAAGTCCTAGATTTCATTATTGATAAGAAGCCTGAAAAAATAGTGTATGTTTCCTGCAACCCCTCAACCCTTGCAAGGGACCTTAATGACCTTACAAAAAAATCCTGTTATAAGATTAAAAGGATAGTACCCCTTGACATGTTCCCTCAGACTTTCCATATAGAAACCGTGGTTTCGCTTGAAATTGACAAGAACCAAATAAAGGTATAA
- a CDS encoding methionine synthase codes for MIEKGTITAIGSWPHKDVEKITDIIIANFKDMPVWPQLPKTGFLENMYVQYSEGLPCIVTDAENEKIYFDTSKDIFAPIQTVYENYISENYDYFAISEQYAKGLYAFKKKIGAKGKIPLVKGQVLGPVSLGLSLTDENKRLILYNEQLSDAVLKACICKAAWQAKYLKDIAEKVVIFLDEPYLVSFGSAYVSLSREQVIKMLNEVIDKLHELDVITGIHCCGNTDWSILMDSNVDIINFDAYDYSGSILLYPEKTEKFLSKEKYFAWGIVPTAEDKTFSQTPERLFEKLKSAQDKLASTGVNKQNISEKTILTPACGTGSLSEKAAEKVIELLKGVSEIYRKTER; via the coding sequence ATGATAGAAAAAGGAACGATTACTGCAATTGGGAGCTGGCCCCATAAAGATGTTGAAAAAATAACTGATATAATTATCGCAAATTTCAAGGATATGCCAGTATGGCCGCAGCTGCCTAAAACAGGTTTTTTAGAAAACATGTATGTACAGTACAGCGAAGGGCTGCCGTGCATTGTAACGGATGCTGAAAACGAAAAGATATATTTTGATACCTCAAAAGACATTTTTGCACCTATACAAACTGTGTATGAGAATTACATTTCAGAAAATTATGATTATTTTGCCATAAGCGAACAATATGCGAAAGGGTTGTATGCTTTTAAGAAAAAAATTGGGGCAAAAGGGAAAATACCTTTAGTTAAAGGGCAGGTTTTAGGCCCTGTAAGCCTGGGCTTGTCTTTGACAGATGAAAACAAGCGGTTAATACTCTACAATGAACAGTTATCAGATGCTGTCCTTAAGGCTTGTATCTGCAAGGCTGCCTGGCAGGCAAAATATCTAAAGGATATTGCTGAAAAGGTGGTAATTTTTTTGGATGAGCCTTATCTTGTTTCGTTCGGTTCAGCTTATGTGAGCCTGTCCCGCGAACAGGTTATAAAAATGCTAAATGAAGTTATAGATAAACTGCATGAACTGGATGTTATAACCGGCATACACTGCTGCGGTAATACAGACTGGTCAATATTAATGGATAGTAACGTTGACATAATTAACTTTGACGCTTATGACTATTCAGGAAGTATACTGCTTTACCCTGAAAAAACGGAAAAATTCTTAAGCAAAGAGAAATATTTTGCCTGGGGCATTGTCCCGACCGCTGAAGATAAAACATTTTCCCAAACCCCGGAACGGTTGTTTGAAAAGCTAAAATCAGCGCAGGATAAGCTGGCATCTACAGGCGTCAACAAACAAAATATATCAGAAAAAACAATCCTGACCCCTGCCTGCGGAACAGGTTCTTTGTCAGAAAAAGCAGCAGAGAAAGTAATTGAACTCCTTAAGGGAGTATCAGAGATATACAGAAAGACGGAGCGATAG
- a CDS encoding AAA family ATPase → MKTIGFVGKGGTGKTTLTALFLKYWLSKNKRPVLVIDADPNSCLGDLLSLKIDSTIGSVRHELIKKKEYLNQTAIPKPDYCEYAINNAIVESQGFDMITMGKSDGPGCYCYVNNIVKMVIEKLQKNYELILVDCEAGLEHFSRKTLGDMNTAFIVSDLSKKGILTGIKQAGMMKELGINTRNNYLIINNVRKDEKIDSYVEFINKNAGNSLKFAGIIRNDENIPEYEFKRKSFLDLPEDSVSYQNLNLILNKIDVIKAELI, encoded by the coding sequence ATGAAAACAATCGGATTTGTAGGTAAAGGCGGGACAGGGAAAACAACGCTTACCGCTCTTTTCTTAAAATATTGGCTAAGCAAAAACAAAAGGCCAGTTCTAGTTATTGATGCAGACCCCAACAGCTGCCTGGGCGACCTTTTGTCACTAAAAATAGACTCAACGATCGGCAGTGTACGCCATGAACTGATAAAAAAAAAGGAATATCTCAACCAAACAGCTATTCCTAAGCCCGATTACTGCGAATACGCAATAAATAACGCTATAGTTGAATCACAGGGCTTTGACATGATTACCATGGGAAAATCAGACGGGCCGGGCTGTTATTGTTATGTTAATAACATAGTCAAGATGGTAATAGAAAAACTACAGAAAAATTATGAGCTTATCCTGGTAGATTGTGAGGCAGGGCTAGAGCATTTCAGCAGAAAAACGCTCGGCGATATGAATACCGCTTTTATAGTATCTGACTTATCCAAGAAAGGCATTTTAACCGGCATAAAACAGGCAGGCATGATGAAAGAACTCGGCATAAATACCCGGAATAATTACCTTATTATAAACAACGTAAGAAAAGATGAAAAAATAGATTCGTATGTGGAATTTATAAATAAAAATGCAGGCAACAGCCTTAAATTTGCCGGTATAATAAGGAATGACGAAAATATCCCCGAATATGAATTTAAAAGAAAATCGTTCCTCGATTTGCCGGAAGATTCAGTAAGTTATCAGAATTTAAATTTAATATTAAATAAAATTGATGTAATCAAAGCGGAGCTTATATGA
- the cooS gene encoding anaerobic carbon-monoxide dehydrogenase catalytic subunit: protein MNEKLSIDSASNKMIDKAEKENIELVWDRLKKMMPQCGFGTLGICCSICNMGPCSIDPFSDEKSKGVCGADADLIVARNLARKVAAGSAAHSDHGREIALALLEMAEDKTIDFKISDEEKTRKLASEFGIKTEKVDLKSITKALAVKMLSEFGKYEGNLTMANRAPAHQKEVWKRLDIMPRSIDREIVEILHRTNMGVDSNYKSVLLSAMRTALSDGWGGSMIATELTDSIVGSPAPVRAKVNLGVLKKEMVNIVVHGHEPLLTEAVYQEMKNPELISEAKAAGAQGINVAGICCTANEVLMRHGIPVAGNFLQQELALLTGAVEVMMVDVQCVMPSLSDIAGCFHTEIITTSHKAKFPDIVKHIEFQPSKAKAVAREIIRRAINNFNKREKSRVFIPDETMDLVAGFTTENVKYLLGGTFRGSYRPLNEAIVSGRIKGIAGVVGCNNPKVVHDFEHVSLVKELIKNDILVIQTGCSAIACAKAGLLRPEASIESAGPGLREVCEATGLPPVLHFGSCVDNSRILTAAVELINEGKIGKSFDELPVAGAAPECWMSEKAVAIGCYFVASGVYTVMGMPFPILGSKNVENFLCSEIESLTGGKFAFEPDPLKAAAMIIAHINNKRKKLGLKS, encoded by the coding sequence ATGAACGAAAAACTAAGCATAGATTCAGCTTCAAACAAAATGATTGATAAGGCAGAAAAGGAGAACATTGAGCTCGTATGGGACAGGCTTAAAAAAATGATGCCCCAGTGCGGGTTTGGCACGCTTGGAATATGCTGCAGTATATGCAATATGGGGCCTTGCAGCATTGACCCTTTCAGCGATGAAAAATCCAAAGGCGTATGCGGCGCGGATGCGGATTTAATCGTTGCAAGAAACCTTGCCAGGAAAGTGGCTGCGGGCTCAGCCGCGCATTCAGACCACGGCCGCGAAATAGCGCTTGCGCTTCTTGAAATGGCAGAAGATAAAACCATTGATTTTAAAATATCCGATGAGGAAAAAACAAGGAAACTGGCCAGTGAGTTTGGCATCAAAACAGAAAAAGTTGATTTAAAATCAATAACAAAAGCCCTTGCCGTAAAAATGCTTTCTGAATTCGGTAAGTATGAAGGAAACCTCACAATGGCAAACCGCGCGCCTGCGCATCAGAAAGAGGTATGGAAAAGGCTTGATATTATGCCAAGAAGCATAGACAGGGAGATAGTTGAAATTCTGCACCGTACGAACATGGGCGTGGATTCAAATTATAAATCGGTGCTGTTAAGCGCGATGCGCACAGCGCTTTCTGACGGCTGGGGCGGATCTATGATAGCCACTGAGCTGACAGATTCAATAGTCGGCTCGCCTGCGCCTGTAAGGGCAAAGGTAAATTTAGGCGTGCTTAAAAAAGAAATGGTAAATATCGTAGTTCACGGGCATGAACCCCTGCTTACAGAAGCAGTGTATCAGGAGATGAAAAACCCGGAACTTATTAGTGAAGCAAAAGCAGCAGGCGCACAGGGGATTAATGTGGCAGGGATATGTTGTACTGCCAACGAAGTGCTTATGAGGCACGGTATACCAGTAGCCGGAAATTTTTTGCAGCAGGAACTTGCTCTTTTAACCGGCGCTGTTGAGGTTATGATGGTTGATGTTCAGTGCGTTATGCCGTCGCTGTCAGATATAGCAGGGTGTTTCCATACGGAAATTATAACTACTTCGCATAAAGCAAAGTTTCCGGATATTGTAAAACACATCGAGTTTCAGCCGAGTAAAGCAAAGGCTGTAGCAAGGGAAATAATAAGAAGAGCAATAAACAATTTTAATAAGCGCGAAAAAAGCAGGGTTTTTATACCTGATGAGACAATGGACCTTGTTGCTGGATTTACCACGGAAAACGTAAAGTATTTGTTAGGCGGCACTTTCAGGGGCTCGTACAGGCCGCTGAACGAGGCGATCGTTTCCGGGCGCATAAAAGGAATTGCTGGCGTAGTGGGCTGCAATAATCCCAAAGTGGTGCATGATTTCGAACATGTCTCGCTGGTTAAAGAGCTTATTAAGAACGATATACTTGTTATCCAGACAGGCTGCTCCGCGATAGCCTGTGCAAAGGCTGGGCTTTTAAGGCCTGAGGCAAGCATTGAGTCAGCAGGGCCCGGACTTAGAGAGGTGTGCGAAGCTACGGGCTTGCCGCCGGTGCTCCATTTCGGTTCGTGTGTTGATAACAGCAGGATCCTTACCGCTGCTGTAGAGCTGATAAATGAAGGCAAGATCGGCAAGAGTTTTGACGAGCTGCCTGTAGCAGGCGCAGCGCCTGAATGCTGGATGAGCGAAAAAGCAGTTGCTATAGGCTGCTATTTTGTTGCATCAGGCGTATATACAGTTATGGGGATGCCTTTTCCGATACTGGGCAGCAAGAACGTAGAAAACTTTCTGTGTTCAGAGATTGAAAGCCTTACAGGCGGGAAATTCGCATTTGAGCCCGACCCGCTTAAAGCAGCAGCTATGATAATAGCGCACATTAATAACAAGCGCAAAAAATTAGGGTTGAAAAGTTAG
- a CDS encoding 4Fe-4S binding protein: MKKIFCDIKKCMHCRRCELACYIKNADVRDIFEAVKLAEPPVKNIELIQMSDNSMPFICRQCDEPLCVDACISGALYIDKKLNYVCLDKTKCVGCWSCIMRCPHGSIRVSKHTALKCDNCVSKEKPECVNACPTGALALNEND, encoded by the coding sequence ATGAAAAAAATATTTTGTGATATTAAAAAATGTATGCACTGCAGAAGGTGCGAATTGGCATGTTACATAAAAAATGCAGATGTGCGCGATATTTTTGAAGCTGTAAAGCTTGCCGAGCCGCCTGTCAAAAACATTGAGCTCATTCAGATGAGCGACAACTCAATGCCGTTTATATGCAGGCAATGCGATGAGCCGTTGTGTGTGGATGCATGCATATCCGGCGCGCTGTATATTGATAAAAAACTTAACTACGTATGCCTTGATAAAACCAAATGCGTAGGGTGCTGGTCGTGCATAATGAGGTGCCCTCACGGCTCGATAAGGGTATCCAAACATACCGCGCTTAAGTGCGATAACTGCGTATCAAAAGAAAAGCCTGAATGCGTCAATGCCTGCCCCACAGGAGCTTTGGCGCTGAATGAAAATGACTGA
- a CDS encoding FAD-dependent oxidoreductase produces the protein MKRFIIIGNSAAGVAAAEEIRKIDNSSEIVIVSDEKGNAYSKCLLTYYIMGKISRSQLEFKDTGFYEKNNIKLVSGIKAVSINRKDKKIVLENKEDISYHKLLIATGSSAKVQNISGQKEGAAYTLRVIEDADKIAEKLKTVDSAAVLGAGLIGMKIAHMLKEKGKKVFIIARSNQILSQMLDAESAGFLTGHIGKEATVLTGQDVSEILYSNSKMAGLRLLNNEKIDCGMVITAKGVTPNTELARAAGLVVDKGISVDETMKTSDNDIYAAGDVAESTDLLSGKKEIKALWTTAVEQGKIAARNMARLDSAEQAGQEIIYAGAVSMNSMECFSIPCISAGSMHGETTEVFDYRKPGQAVLRRIFVKDNRIFGFVTIGDIRFAGILNRLLCEKKDISSIKNVFNSAKLTRANLLECIGEQGIISSMEKQ, from the coding sequence GTGAAACGTTTTATTATAATCGGAAACAGCGCCGCAGGAGTTGCCGCTGCAGAGGAAATAAGAAAAATAGACAATTCATCAGAGATAGTCATTGTTTCTGACGAAAAAGGTAATGCTTATTCAAAGTGCCTTTTAACATATTACATAATGGGAAAGATCAGCCGCTCACAACTGGAGTTTAAGGATACAGGGTTTTATGAAAAAAATAACATAAAATTAGTATCAGGCATAAAAGCAGTAAGCATAAACAGGAAAGACAAAAAAATAGTGCTTGAGAATAAAGAAGATATCTCTTATCACAAACTGCTTATTGCAACAGGCTCATCTGCAAAAGTTCAGAATATTTCGGGCCAGAAAGAAGGCGCAGCATATACTCTCAGGGTAATAGAGGACGCAGATAAAATCGCCGAAAAACTTAAAACCGTTGATTCAGCAGCTGTTTTAGGCGCAGGTTTAATAGGAATGAAGATAGCACACATGCTAAAGGAAAAAGGCAAAAAGGTTTTCATAATCGCAAGGTCAAACCAGATTTTGTCGCAGATGCTTGACGCTGAGTCCGCAGGCTTCCTGACAGGGCATATAGGAAAGGAAGCCACAGTATTAACCGGGCAGGATGTAAGCGAAATACTTTACAGCAATAGTAAAATGGCTGGTTTGCGTTTGTTGAATAATGAAAAAATAGATTGCGGGATGGTTATTACAGCAAAAGGTGTAACTCCTAATACTGAACTTGCCAGAGCAGCCGGGCTTGTGGTAGATAAAGGAATATCCGTAGATGAAACAATGAAAACCTCAGATAACGATATTTATGCTGCAGGGGATGTTGCTGAATCAACGGATTTACTGAGCGGAAAAAAAGAGATTAAGGCTTTATGGACTACCGCTGTTGAACAGGGAAAAATCGCAGCCAGGAACATGGCTCGACTCGATTCGGCGGAGCAGGCCGGCCAGGAAATAATATACGCAGGCGCTGTTTCAATGAATTCCATGGAATGCTTCAGCATACCCTGCATTTCCGCTGGCAGTATGCATGGAGAAACTACCGAGGTGTTTGATTACAGAAAGCCTGGCCAGGCTGTTTTAAGAAGAATTTTTGTTAAGGATAACAGGATATTCGGTTTTGTAACAATCGGAGACATAAGGTTTGCAGGGATATTGAACCGCTTGTTATGTGAAAAAAAGGATATTTCATCAATTAAAAATGTATTTAATTCAGCGAAACTGACCAGAGCAAACCTGCTGGAATGCATAGGCGAGCAAGGGATTATTTCATCAATGGAGAAACAATGA
- a CDS encoding Bro-N domain-containing protein: protein MEQNKIVVFESKKIRRVWHDDEWYFSVVDVVSALTDSNKPRVYWNAMKTRVKAQDGIELSTICRQLKLKASDGKMRETDCANTKNMFRIIQSIPSPKAEPFKQWLAQVGYERVQEIENPELAQERMKELYEKKGYPKDWIDKRLRGIAIRQNLTDEWKERGIISEHDYAILTAEISKAAFGITPSEYKELKGLSRKNQNLRDHMTDLELIFTMLGERVTTEISHKEKPDTFNDNKKVAVRGGRVAGTARKQTEKELGRSIVTGQNYLPKPKKN, encoded by the coding sequence ATGGAACAGAATAAAATTGTCGTTTTTGAAAGCAAGAAAATAAGGCGCGTATGGCATGACGATGAGTGGTATTTTTCGGTTGTGGATGTCGTTAGTGCGCTTACAGACAGTAATAAACCGCGTGTTTACTGGAATGCGATGAAAACAAGAGTAAAAGCTCAAGATGGAATTGAACTGTCTACAATTTGTAGACAGTTGAAACTTAAGGCTTCAGATGGCAAAATGCGTGAAACCGATTGTGCAAATACTAAAAACATGTTTCGTATAATTCAATCCATTCCTTCCCCAAAAGCAGAGCCTTTCAAACAGTGGTTGGCACAGGTTGGCTACGAAAGAGTACAGGAAATAGAAAACCCTGAATTAGCACAAGAACGGATGAAAGAATTATATGAGAAAAAGGGTTACCCTAAAGATTGGATTGATAAACGTCTAAGAGGAATTGCAATTCGACAAAACCTTACGGATGAATGGAAAGAACGGGGTATCATAAGCGAACATGATTATGCCATACTCACCGCAGAAATATCAAAAGCAGCTTTTGGTATTACTCCATCAGAATATAAAGAATTAAAAGGATTAAGCAGAAAAAATCAGAATTTACGTGACCATATGACAGATTTAGAACTGATTTTTACCATGCTTGGCGAAAGAGTAACAACAGAAATATCACATAAAGAAAAACCTGACACTTTTAATGATAATAAAAAGGTAGCTGTGCGCGGCGGAAGGGTTGCAGGCACTGCTCGCAAACAAACTGAAAAAGAACTTGGCAGAAGTATAGTCACCGGGCAAAACTATTTGCCTAAGCCTAAAAAGAATTAA
- the cdhC gene encoding CO dehydrogenase/CO-methylating acetyl-CoA synthase complex subunit beta, producing the protein MSKIVATAVMSGAAKILADVKEKYKVILNAKGPEFETVFPGTAYYLPMIFALTGVKIQKLKDIGNFLSYAEKLIHNPPLEKNWLPYLGDALDSGLSTLMLEEILMMLKYIEGTEPKEGYLGFLSDTQMRTLGIQLVDGRMPGFAAILGAPKDAKAAVKIVRELQEKSILIFLSGSSNGYTMKKHLEAEGVEMGWDTYIVPLGEDTESTIYALDWAIRSALTFGGLHGGAGQKCLEYCRDRVFAFGLAFGELDDLKYATGAGAIAMGFPIIADTDIPEILPTGVCTYEELVKEKDLNKMVSRAIEVRGVKITVSKPPIPVLYGAAFEGERVRAVDVAVEFGGKYTKAFEYVEGKELSEITDGKIEVIGKEIDEVEEGGKLYYGMVAYVAGRNMQKDFEPVIERQMHRLINQAAGVMHIGQRNIVWLRISKEARKNGFKISDLGRIVHTKFKDEFPSIVDKVEVHIYTQKEEAEKYLGRAMELYTERDKRMGAMTDESVDTFYSCTLCQSFAPNHVCIITPERLGLCGAYNWLDGKAAHQIKPTGPNQPVVKGHVIDAVIGEWKGINDFVYKSSNKTLERFSAYSIIKYPMTSCGCFECILAVLPGTGGVMVVDRTFMEMTPCGMTFSTLAGVVGGGQQTPGFLGVGLNYLVSKKFISAEGGLKRLVWMPAQIKERFRAELLERATELGVPDLLDKIADEKVTNDIGKLIEFLSEKKHPALEMGELV; encoded by the coding sequence ATGTCAAAAATAGTAGCTACAGCGGTAATGAGCGGCGCGGCAAAAATATTGGCGGACGTTAAAGAAAAATATAAGGTTATTTTAAACGCAAAGGGGCCGGAATTTGAAACAGTGTTTCCCGGGACAGCTTACTACCTGCCCATGATTTTTGCGCTTACAGGCGTTAAGATTCAGAAACTAAAAGACATCGGGAATTTTCTCAGCTATGCGGAAAAGTTGATTCATAACCCGCCGCTTGAAAAAAACTGGCTGCCGTACCTGGGCGATGCGCTTGACAGCGGCCTTTCTACCCTGATGCTTGAAGAGATACTTATGATGTTGAAGTACATTGAAGGAACAGAACCAAAAGAAGGCTACCTCGGGTTTCTTTCAGATACACAGATGAGGACTCTTGGCATACAGCTTGTAGACGGCAGGATGCCCGGGTTTGCGGCGATACTTGGCGCGCCGAAGGATGCCAAGGCTGCGGTAAAGATTGTGCGCGAGCTGCAGGAAAAAAGTATCCTTATATTTTTAAGCGGCTCAAGCAATGGCTATACCATGAAAAAGCATCTTGAAGCTGAAGGTGTGGAAATGGGCTGGGATACGTATATCGTGCCGTTAGGTGAAGATACTGAAAGCACAATATATGCGCTTGACTGGGCTATCCGTTCAGCGCTTACTTTCGGAGGGCTTCACGGCGGTGCAGGCCAGAAATGCCTTGAATACTGCCGCGACAGGGTATTTGCGTTTGGGCTGGCGTTTGGCGAGCTAGATGATTTAAAATACGCTACAGGCGCAGGGGCTATTGCAATGGGTTTTCCCATTATCGCTGATACGGATATACCTGAAATACTGCCCACAGGCGTGTGCACTTATGAGGAGCTTGTAAAAGAAAAAGATTTAAACAAAATGGTTAGCCGCGCAATTGAAGTGCGCGGGGTGAAAATAACTGTTTCAAAGCCCCCCATCCCTGTGCTGTACGGGGCTGCCTTTGAAGGCGAACGTGTAAGGGCAGTGGACGTTGCGGTAGAGTTCGGCGGCAAATACACAAAAGCTTTTGAGTATGTTGAAGGAAAGGAGCTGTCTGAAATAACCGACGGAAAGATTGAAGTAATAGGCAAAGAAATTGACGAGGTTGAAGAAGGCGGGAAATTGTATTACGGTATGGTGGCATACGTGGCAGGCAGAAACATGCAAAAGGATTTTGAGCCTGTAATAGAGCGCCAGATGCACAGGCTTATTAACCAGGCAGCGGGCGTTATGCATATAGGCCAGCGAAATATCGTCTGGCTGAGGATAAGCAAGGAAGCCAGGAAAAACGGGTTTAAAATTTCCGACCTTGGCAGGATAGTGCATACTAAATTTAAAGACGAGTTCCCTTCAATAGTAGATAAAGTGGAAGTCCACATATATACCCAGAAAGAGGAAGCGGAAAAGTATTTAGGCAGGGCCATGGAGCTGTATACAGAGCGCGACAAACGGATGGGTGCTATGACGGATGAAAGCGTAGATACCTTTTATTCATGTACGTTGTGCCAGTCCTTTGCGCCTAACCATGTATGTATTATTACCCCTGAACGGCTGGGCTTATGCGGCGCCTATAACTGGCTGGATGGAAAAGCCGCACACCAGATAAAACCCACCGGCCCTAACCAGCCTGTTGTTAAGGGGCACGTGATAGATGCGGTAATAGGAGAATGGAAAGGTATCAATGATTTTGTCTATAAGTCATCAAATAAGACCTTAGAACGGTTCAGCGCATATTCTATAATAAAGTATCCGATGACGTCCTGCGGATGTTTTGAGTGCATTCTTGCCGTATTGCCGGGCACGGGCGGCGTGATGGTGGTTGACAGGACTTTTATGGAAATGACGCCTTGCGGCATGACGTTTTCTACTCTTGCAGGTGTAGTAGGCGGCGGCCAGCAGACACCGGGATTTCTTGGGGTGGGCTTGAATTACCTTGTAAGCAAGAAATTTATTTCTGCTGAAGGCGGGTTGAAGCGCCTTGTATGGATGCCGGCCCAGATTAAGGAAAGGTTCAGGGCTGAACTTCTTGAACGCGCCACAGAGCTTGGCGTCCCTGACTTGCTGGATAAAATAGCAGACGAAAAAGTAACTAATGATATAGGCAAACTGATAGAGTTTCTTTCAGAAAAAAAGCACCCTGCCCTTGAGATGGGCGAATTGGTATAG